aaaaaatgataataaataatgataagaaattttatatatatttctgaaatgaaacttctttaggcgcgttgagactaaatttcaaggtcgcgtcatggcaataccgtcacgtcatgaacTAAAGCGACGTTTagggtatctttgaatcttgccaaaagGTCCACttcttacatataaaatagagCGTGTgttcggcacacacgctctattttatagaaatactagcggtccgccccggcttcggccgtggtacatatttcgcaatataaggtagcctatgttctttctcagggtctaaagattgcctgtgccaaatttcatcaaaatcgatggagaggtttaagcgggaaagcgtaacagacagacagacggacactTATAGACACTttatactttcgcatttataatattagtagggaagTAGGGATGTTAcgttttgatattatttttcaaattataatattgatacatcaatattatattttcaatataaattgatactaacttttatacaaataatcattaaaaaaggAAACGTAAACCCCTATTTGTAAAGTAAACtttgaaaaaattacaaaaatcatGTACCGTACATCAACCGTAAATTAAAAGAGCAAATACCTACAAGACTAGCTCTAATTagctacaattattattattttgtaaaatgttaacCAAATATCAACTTACTGTTTAACGAAACGCTGTTAATACTAATGATAGCGACGTCGTTGTTCAAGTTGTTCATGTTATAACTGCCGTGGACCTGCACGTTGGAGGTGGTGACCCTGGTGCCGCCGGAGAACAGGCGGTTGGTGCCAAGCGCGACCACCATGGAGCGACCCTGGAAGTTCCTCGTGGTCCAGCAGTGCGCTGCGGTGATCAGACGCGAGTTGGAGAGGAGGGACGCGCCGCAGACTGATGTTTGGCCAGTTGTCAGGGTTATTATGAGACCGGCCTGCAAGTGAATGTTTCTTTAGGAAAgcacattttaatatactacctatatttttgCAATGTGCTTATGATTTTTGTTACACGTAAGTTCACAGTCGTATGAAGACGATATTGTGCAACTGGCattcttcaatttttttttatttatttcattgtaaaGTGAGTGAAAAAATCAGCGCTAGATATAttgcataattaaaaatttactagGCCATTCATCTGtcttcaaattattatttttttgttacaatattattaacacaagcagagtaattttaaataattatatttcttatccTACATGGAtagactgaccggttggctcggttggtagtggccctgccttccaagccagaggtcgtccGCGtcggttcgattcccacccggggcaaatatttttgtgatgaacaatgatgtttgctctgtgtctgggtgttaattatctatataagtatttatttaaaattatatatgtatgtttatcactTATCAGCCATTTGGTTTCCaatttccataacacaagcgaaagcggCGTATTACCCGTGGTGACCCACTGCTTAGtctgggatcagatcgtgccgtgtgtgaaaattgtcccaaaatatttatttatattattatttattatggatAACTATAGTTTACcttaattcttaaattttatcttaattttaatttatttgtatacctACGCCCATTACTTAGTAAACTTAGAGGTATTTTCTATTGTGCTACAAGTTACaacataatacaatttaaaattaacaaaaccaAATCACTTACCAAATGTGGGTGCGCTCCCACGCTTGAAGCGCTGCCGCCCACGATCCTGGCGCCATCGAAGTCGGTCGCGTCCTCAGCCAGCTTGATCCTCGCAGCCTCCGGGATGCCCACCCGGGCGTGGTAGTCCACCAGGATCGGCTCGAAGGCCAGCGCCGCGCCGCAGCATAGCAGGAGGATGATGGTCTTCATGGTCAGTGATATAGTGGGGACTCGAGTTATTTGCTTTTATATGTATTGGGGCTATCTTAACGATTAATTCGATAAGACTGTGGTAATGAGAATTGCTTGTAGGTATTGTTTTGTTTGGAATCTATTGAAAGGGACACAgtcattcatattttatagtcATCGCTAGAATTTGGAAGGTGGGATTTAATGAAAGTAATGCTTGACAagagtttatatttttcagtgaattaaaaaaattataatcaggTACTAAGTAAGTCAAAACTggcttgattttttttatttaataatcgaAATTATGTAAACTGAAAAACATCCTTGAGTTTTCACCTTTCTAGTTTCTGCTCTAAAAAATCcatttgttagtaaaaattaaaaaaaacataagtaTTAATGTCAGTAATTACATCTAAAAACTAAGAACTAAGACTAATTATTGTAGGCGtttctttcgcatttataatataattagtatggatttttattgtcttgtttatttaattgtacCCAATTTGTATGCTACAGAAATGTATGTGA
The Colias croceus chromosome 30, ilColCroc2.1 genome window above contains:
- the LOC123704499 gene encoding collagenase-like, which produces MKTIILLLCCGAALAFEPILVDYHARVGIPEAARIKLAEDATDFDGARIVGGSASSVGAHPHLAGLIITLTTGQTSVCGASLLSNSRLITAAHCWTTRNFQGRSMVVALGTNRLFSGGTRVTTSNVQVHGSYNMNNLNNDVAIISINSVSLNNNIRAIALPSGLLEHFTFQGEAARAVGFGRISDSSNNNEALRHVNLLVIANFECIDVYGPSSVLNSNLCTSGRGGVGPCSGDSGGSLDFTFSGVRYLIGVTSFVAERGCQSGLPAGYARVTSYLSWIRARI